Proteins encoded within one genomic window of Companilactobacillus zhachilii:
- a CDS encoding alpha/beta hydrolase, producing the protein MRKHNKSNSKRRYLTITSIVILLLIILLYSWTQHKNSISTAKPDPTMAPIIMIPGSDADNNVLDGLINNVNNRYKEHHDVLKVTVSTDNHLSYSGHISSKEKNPYIVVGFENNQDGLENVKKQTAWFNIAFNDLQQKYHFKTFNAFGHSNGSLIWTYFLEDYFQKYQRVQIKHLMTVGAPYNFEEKSHSERTEMLDQLIKNKANLPKSLSYYSIAGTEQYTDDGIVPLSSVDAGKFIYQDQIKHYMFITLTGSNAQHSDMLTNPQFITLFHQFIIKSSEKMAKSTKK; encoded by the coding sequence ATGCGTAAACATAACAAAAGCAATTCCAAACGTCGTTATCTCACTATAACTTCAATCGTTATCTTACTATTAATAATCCTCTTATATTCGTGGACTCAACACAAGAATTCTATCTCAACGGCCAAACCAGACCCAACTATGGCACCGATTATTATGATTCCTGGAAGTGATGCCGACAATAATGTGTTAGATGGATTGATTAATAATGTAAATAACCGCTACAAGGAACATCACGATGTTTTAAAAGTGACTGTTAGTACCGATAATCATTTAAGCTACAGTGGTCACATTTCCAGCAAGGAGAAGAATCCTTACATCGTTGTTGGATTTGAAAATAATCAAGATGGTTTGGAGAATGTAAAAAAACAAACCGCTTGGTTCAATATTGCTTTCAATGATTTACAACAAAAATATCACTTCAAAACATTTAATGCCTTTGGTCATTCTAATGGCAGTCTTATTTGGACTTACTTTCTAGAGGACTACTTCCAGAAATATCAGCGAGTCCAGATCAAACACTTAATGACTGTTGGAGCTCCCTATAATTTTGAAGAAAAAAGTCATTCAGAACGAACAGAAATGTTAGATCAACTTATAAAAAATAAAGCCAACCTGCCAAAATCATTGAGCTATTATTCTATTGCTGGCACAGAACAGTACACTGACGACGGCATTGTCCCTCTTAGCAGTGTTGATGCTGGTAAGTTTATTTATCAGGACCAAATTAAACACTATATGTTCATAACTTTGACGGGCTCAAATGCTCAACATTCAGATATGTTAACGAACCCACAGTTCATTACACTATTCCATCAATTTATCATTAAGAGCAGTGAAAAAATGGCTAAGAGCACTAAAAAATAA